The Oreochromis niloticus isolate F11D_XX linkage group LG13, O_niloticus_UMD_NMBU, whole genome shotgun sequence genome has a window encoding:
- the mymx gene encoding uncharacterized protein mymx isoform X2, which translates to MSESIVRKVQPFTIGTRLSAPAVPKCQDFTQSYLPGETLDNCVLQHNLNSLYLSGSQVCAHGPCLVSPIVKQVAPVKHNQDRMAAEDQLNQNVASASAVSRSIKKITISGNKDRPEDKMTAEPAITRCTSENNNNNNNISSTSEIHLPRIVGVSCENKPSSQFKVLLKKESSDEFQPMQGQTRPRVNREKSLQQISVPELQENEPQRKESHPRTPIEGSAAVTLPSDCFTQRNSLFSKEVLQAEAWIKGKLQDLKDGSNIQCCPLEDWEDASQMLQRDLKDFENTLIQLNQMGEQLICKLNPTSDLVKKQLSQLRDQWQTLKQMAANQMRALGGAKNLQEFNKKVDKLEAWIKEKQEEEQCLVNVLGENVDKMQLTRRILDLKQDEQLHRNLHEEINNLALKLEKQGKTDSKNISSRRKHINKMWLKMQSHLKNYHENLHLALEVSSFYHQADNILFAINSMRKNMSVLKDVDSFGDREMREIASQIMMLDVSVSQLLNLHPTLAASITQKQSEVKDCWALLQKLFRSDKTTLSLSGSTFTREASDLLTLAQEPQCNMGMEANGIMGKEVKEEKNHLKGCASTADGGSGRRTQSCQSQEQQSVNHTSLPMRDSPVCTDDAIVRNQLKGESRKPRTEPKIATPSPGHPQLHIQLQRFTVSADKTLSWLKDNVSMATQVCSIASFEGLEAAKRCQQTVEQEILNNRARIEVVKKEGHGLVRAQHPGSTKIEEFLGQLEVLWEELRKRHQRNAVFLQASEELGFRVVKVLQALGSLEAWLESVELSMKESVLAGDPETMSMAERESRLLEKEVASRSLELSALRQEVDRLHSHSHPRTRGLPARMEEVEKKYHRVQSALTQQSSELQDTRMLTEFLERVELEESQDLSGSQYRLGQPLHSENSPPPTLLTLQNSGSGEPLIETMGDPVEELREAVEMLNDTVRERGRSQSHDQAIQELMSKHASLAVRVEECVCFSKDLSLDILEKETDMAIQCEPDRCGLEALQEEQDHLEIDYEIIREEVKELQDQASRLKDLCPERVHVLDAKIQATLQAWNELGKSVTENKSRLEEFAQLQDFFRSYLAMISWTEDTRSCIFSDTTLHFGKDGQTPLVAELDMQIEQKFEEFDELAATGKNLLDKEHHLTQMVRERMEELRSMLGWILVHWRAQKQQWLHKKSRQEPSQDNIYFEATMCPPSTENSAPEPEPFHSHQSPVVTPTEDTTKARNSQPLCLVPRHAEKHKEEPSEDGYEIMNSIGPQDDPPKANMLVLKEGSSPPVGGTVNLILSFGNTGDSQVQVLDLPAGTKEVVEETSEPVHRPTVPQSSAYKNFWRRCQGLLENTLGSLKRKRKIYRQSANEVSTYLHVKDNNLAAAPVYESITLPRQKSRSAASASPTFLPSSSLPSSSAPALQGTNVTFHNTTGNGGSSIFSSIKRMGKKRKRKRDARRHTIQKIMGVEEQTDGMPHCTSQTITYDTHTWPLKERRRKKKNGDGVEAIAYMKNPLLKDIDTECSGEYSITPYAVSAGPTTTPTAGQVKSHCRFLSLGSVLSFDLPKDMTLIPSIQDIITIAPPESKKVAGTDPDPHSHRQTFLSSFRQTRPTPTVTHDTSAESSFAETQLSTSLGKHLPGVDSGLQPPPSPSVEEDEDQTVQCNDLSKTQVALREEEKQEWDKTLSEIKTSTAEKDGTVQPSQLHIYVNQASTSTTAIHKHECLSVHTLIRDLNGHQYHKCARPHSFHEESPGLQSSQASFMRVNLKSTKSVRQDSVDSGISTSSSLKLCKDDAPRTDSLQPKGVVRKLISLEVGGTDCTKIRENDLTGPPSRSAVIETEPVHLDHQQFEEEEEELEDIWNQTTNYRQSICSDIMYQPNEEESLPLDQAKETPSDTTPTVLYRNLVTASAPNLLVAEFKLPTHIQNLLGYDKGQSPKDHLPPMSIGDRRSWAAFPNREPASKTSVTVNETASDPVKLPDVGDNQRYIYQYKEDEEEEEEVEKAKVGEEADEHTGCLKDPSVSLLSVHMGLDGISQQRKASQSQEDLKKPQEHVASGWHCFTSSGKPELQSMEGMLERKHKLQLGGKKAASRGWNSYHAVLYRHTLCFYQDRKETLRSSACGLPLNLMGAECLPFPEYTKKPNCFRLRLRDGSEYLFNASSRFMMKKWIMKIQASTGQTVCRSSILGVPFDEDLPSSLKPPFCFGCHDPDGCHCSSQHDVTQPFPRHNPPGTTQTKEIVVLTRELNHMPQSHFKRLDEHLISSSDAGCCDVDKGSLKQMMTHGLSGVFKDNASSSPHSPLCSGQDWLSSKRRSHSFTSSTYQKIKPMLRTPGGKGLETGSNYCVTLVVGDKSTDSASASTSSEPPLLALAGWEQDRYQDAALRSYVSLPRPRNKSVFKKFFGKRDL; encoded by the exons ATGTCTGAGAGCATTGTGAGGAAGGTGCAGCCCTTTACCATTGGGACAAGGCTGTCAGCTCCTGCTGTGCCAAAATGTCAGGATTTTACACAGAGTTATCTGCCCGGCGAGACTTTGGATAACTGTGTGCTGCAGCACAATCTGAACTCGCTCTACCTCAGTGGATCACAGGTGTGTGCACATGGCCCCTGTCTCGTCTCGCCGATTGTCAAGCAGGTAGCCCCCGTGAAACACAACCAAGACCGGATGGCAGCAGAGGACCAGCTGAACCAGAACGTTGCCTCTGCCTCTGCTGTCTCCAGATCAATAAAGAAGATCACAATCTCTGGGAACAAAGACAGGCCAGAGGACAAGATGACAGCAGAGCCTGCAATTACACGGTGCACATCTGagaacaacaataacaacaacaacatcagcagCACATCAGAAATACATCTGCCAAGGATAGTGGGTGTGAGCTGTGAGAATAAGCCCAGTTCTCAGTTTAAG GTTTTACTCAAAAAAGAGAGCAGTGATGAATTTCAGCCCATGCAGGGACAAACCAGACCGAGAGTGAACAGAGAGAAATCCCTACAACAG ATATCAGTACCTGAACTGCAGGAGAACGAGCCTCAGAGGAAAGAAAGCCATCCACGCACACCGATTGAAGGGTCGGCAGCTGTTACACTCCCAAGTGACTGCTTCACTCAGCGCAACTCACTCTTCAGCAAGGAAGTACTGCAG GCTGAGGCGTGGATCAAAGGCAAGCTACAGGACTTGAAGGATGGATCTAATATTCAGTGCTGCCCCCTGGAGGATTGGGAAGACGCCTCACAAATGCTTCAGAGAGATCTTAAAGACTTTGAGAACACCCTAATTCAACTCAACCAG ATGGGTGAGCAGCTGATCTGTAAACTGAATCCCACATCTGATTTGGTAAAGAAGCAGCTCAGTCAGCTCAGGGACCAGTGGCAGACTCTCAAACAGATGGCTGCAAATCAGATGAGGGCTCTAGGAGGAGCCAAGAACCTGCAGGAATTCAACAAAAAGGTGGACAAGCTGGAGGCATGGATTAAAGAGAAG CAGGAAGAGGAACAGTGTCTGGTGAATGTCCTGGGGGAAAATGTTGACAAAATGCAGTTGACTAGAAGAATTTTAGATCTGAAACAG GATGAGCAGCTACACAGAAATCTCCACGAGGAAATCAACAACTTGGCACTGAAACTGGAGAAACAAGGGAAGACAGATAGCAAAAACATATCCAGCAGGAGGAAACAcatcaataaaat GTGGCTGAAGATGCAGTCGCATCTGAAAAACTACCATGAAAATCTTCATCTGGCCCTGGAAGTGTCCTCATTTTACCATCAGGCTGATAATATATTATTCGCTATAAACAGCATG AGGAAAAACATGTCTGTATTGAAAGACGTGGACAGCTTTGGAGATAGAGAAATGCGTGAGATCGCCAGTCAGATCATG ATGCTTGATGTGAGTGTATCCCAGCTGTTGAATCTCCACCCCACCCTGGCTGCCAGTATCACACAGAAGCAGAGTGAGGTGAAGGATTGCTGGGCACTTCTTCAGAAGCTTTTCAG GAGTGACAAGAccacgctctctctctctggctccACTTTCACCAGGGAAGCTTCTGACCTCCTGACACTGGCCCAAGAACCCCAGTGCAACATGGGAATGGAGGCAAATGGTATCATGGGAAAGGAGGTGAAGGAGGAGAAGAATCATCTGAAAGGCTGTGCT AGTACTGCTGACGGTGGGAGTGGTAGACGAACACAGAGCTGCCAAAGCCAGGAGCAGCAATCAGTGAACCACACCTCTTTACCAATGAGAGACAGCCCTGTCTGCACTGATGATGCTATTGTCAGAAATCAATTGAAGGGGGAAAG CAGGAAGCCCAGAACAGAACCCAAGATTGCCACCCCCTCTCCAGGCCACCCACAGCTTCACATACAGCTTCAGAGGTTCACTGTGTCTGCTGACAAG ACTTTGTCATGGCTCAAAGACAACGTGTCCATGGCTACACAGGTGTGTTCAATAGCCAGTTTTGAGGGGCTGGAAGCAGCAAAGAGGTGTCAGCAAACCGTTGAGCAGGAAATCCTTAACAACCGAGCCAGGATAGAGGTGGTCAAAAAG GAGGGCCACGGGCTGGTCCGGGCACAGCACCCAGGAAGCACAAAGATCGAGGAGTTCCTTGGCCAGCTGGAAGTCCTGTGGGAAGAACTGAGGAAGAGGCACCAAAGGAATGCTGTCTTTCTCCAGGCCTCAGAAGAGCTGGGTTTTAGg GTTGTGAAAGTGCTCCAGGCCCTTGGCAGCTTGGAGGCCTGGCTGGAGTCTGTGGAGCTTTCCATGAAGGAATCTGTCTTAGCCGGTGACCCTGAAACAATGAGCATGGCTGAGAGGGAAAGCCGTTTGCTGGAGAAAGAGGTGGCATCCCGCAGCCTGGAACTCAGTGCTCTGAGGCAGGAGGTGGACCGCCTTCATAGTCACAGCCACCCACGTACACGAGGGCTACCAGCACGcatggaggaggtggagaaaaA GTACCACCGTGTCCAAAGTGCCCTGACCCAGCAGAGCTCTGAGCTGCAGGATACGCGCATGCTGACTGAGTTCCTGGAACGTGTGGAGCTGGAGGAAAGCCAGGATCTTAGTGGTAGTCAGTACAGATTAGGGCAG CCTCTCCACAGTGAAAATTCCCCACCTCCTACTTTGCTGACACTTCAGAACAGCGGCAGTGGTGAGCCTCTGATAGAGACCATGGGAGACCCCGTGGAAGAGCTACGAGAGGCTGTAGAGATGCTGAATGACACAGTGAGAGAACGAGGTCGGTCACAAAGCCACGACCAGGCTATCCAGGAGCTGATGAGCAAG CATGCCAGCCTGGCAGTGCGTGTGGAGGAGTGCGTGTGCTTCAGCAAGGATCTGAGCCTGGACATCCTGGAGAAGGAGACAGACATGGCCATCCAGTGTGAGCCAGATCGCTGTGGCCTAGAGGCTCTGCAGGAGGAGCAGGACCACCTGGAG ATTGACTACGAAATCATCAGGGAGGAGGTAAAGGAGTTGCAGGACCAGGCTTCTCGACTGAAGGATCTGTGCCCAGAGAGAGTGCACGTACTAGATGCAAAAATTCAGGCTACACTGCAGGCCTGGAACGAGCTGGGAAAGAGCGTGACAGAGAACAAATCACGTCTGGAAGAGTTTGCGCAGCTCCAGGACTTCTTCAGGAGCTACCTCGCCATGAT CTCATGGACAGAAGACACCAGGTCATGCATTTTCTCAGATACCACCTTGCATTTTGGGAAAGACGGGCAGACACCACTGGTTGCAGAGCTGGATATGCAAATTGAGCAAAAGTTTGAGGAGTTTGATGAGCTGGCCGCCACAGGCAAAAATCTTTTAGACAAGGAGCACCACCTCACACAGATG GTAAGAGAGCGTATGGAGGAACTGAGGAGCATGCTTGGGTGGATCTTGGTACACTGGAGGGCTCAAAAGCAACAGTGGCTCCACAAGAAGAGCAGACAGGAGCCTTCACAGGACAACATTTACTTTGAGGCGACAATGTGCCCGCCATCGACAGAG AATTCAGCTCCTGAGCCAGAGCCCTTCCATTCCCATCAATCCCCAGTTGTCACCCCTACTGAAGACACAACAAAGGCAAGAAATAGCCAGCCATTGTGTTTGGTGCCCAGACATGCTGAGAAACATAAAGAggagccatcagaagatgggtatgAGATCATGAACAGCATTGGACCCCAGGATGATCCTCCTAAAGCCAACATGCTGGTGCTTAAAGAGGGCAGCAGCCCTCCTGTGGGGGGAACAGTCAACCTCATCCTTAGCTTTGGTAACACAGGGGACAGCCAGGTTCAGGTACTTGACCTTCCTGCTGGGACAAAAGAGGTAGTGGAGGAGACCTCTGAGCCTGTCCACAGG CCCACTGTGCCTCAATCTTCTGCCTATAAAAACTTTTGGAGGCGCTGCCAGGGGCTTTTGGAAAATACTTTGGGTAGTTTAAAGCGAAAGAGAAAGATTTATCGGCAGAGTGCAAATGAG GTAAGTACCTACTTGCATGTCAAGGATAACAACCTGGCTGCGGCCCCTGTGTATGAGAGCATCACCTTGCCCCGCCAAAAAAGCCGCTCCGCAGCCTCAGCCTCCCCGACTTTCTTGCCGTCCTCCTCTTTGCCATCCTCCTCAGCACCTGCACTTCAGGGAACCAACGTAACTTTCCACAACACGACAGGGAATGGCGGCAGCTCGATCTTCAGCAGCATCAAGAGAATGGGTAAGAAGcggaagaggaagagagatgcTCGTAGACACACTATCCAGAAAATCATGGGAGTTGAGGAGCAAACAGATGGGATGCCTCATTGTACCTCTCAGACAATCACATATGACACACATACATGGCCACTGAAGGAACGTcgaaggaagaagaagaatgggGATGGAGTAGAAGCCATTGCCTATATGAAGAATCCTTTGCTGAAGGACATTGATACAGAGTGTTCAGGGGAATACAGCATTACTCCATATGCTGTTTCAGCAGGACCAACCACTACACCCACAGCAGGTCAGGTGAAAAGCCACTGCAGGTTCCTCTCCTTGGGTTCTGTATTGAGTTTTGATCTACCTAAAGATATGACTCTCATCCCCAGCATTCAGGACATCATTACTATTGCCCCTCCAGAATCCAAAAAAGTAGCCGGGACTGATCCAGAccctcactcacacagacaaacattcCTGAGCTCTTTCAGACAGACTAGACCCACTCCCACTGTCACACATGACACTTCAGCTGAAAGCAGCTTTGCTGAGACACAGCTATCTACATCCCTTGGGAAACATCTTCCTGGTGTGGACAGCGGTTTACAACCTCCACCTTCTCCTTCtgtggaggaagatgaggatCAGACTGTACAATGTAATGATTTGTCTAAAACCCAGGTGGCTCTTCGTGAGGAGGAAAAACAGGAGTGGGACAAAACATTGTCAGAGATTAAAACCAGCACAGCTGAAAAGGATGGGACTGTCCAGCCTTCACAGCTGCATATTTATGTGAACCAAGCCTCCACCTCCACTACAGCTATACATAAACATGAGTGCCTTAGTGTTCATACACTCATTAGAGACCTAAATGGACACCAGTACCACAAATGTGCAAGACCCCACAGTTTTCATGAAGAGAGTCCTGGACTTCAGTCAAGCCAAGCTTCCTTCATGAGAGTCAATCTGAAGTCAACAAAGAGTGTTCGACAGGACTCTGTGGACTCTGGCATCTccacctccagcagcctcaagCTTTGCAAAGATGATGCTCCACGTACTGATAGCCTGCAACCTAAAGGAGTGGTGAGGAAGCTTATATCTCTTGAAGTGGGAGGTACAGACTGCACtaaaataagagaaaatgaTTTAACGGGTCCGCCTTCACGCTCAGCAGTGATAGAAACAGAGCCTGTCCACCTTGATCACCAGCAgtttgaggaagaggaggaagaactgGAGGACATCTGGAACCAGACTACGAACTACAGGCAGAGCATTTGCTCAGACATCATGTACCAGCCCAATGAGGAAGAGTCCTTACCTTTAGACCAAGCCAAAGAGACACCTTCAGATACAACCCCAACTGTGCTCTACAGAAACCTCGTCACTGCCTCGGCACCCAACCTTCTTGTGGCTGAATTCAAACTGCCCACGCACATTCAGAACCTGCTTGGTTATGACAAGGGCCAGAGTCCCAAAGATCACCTTCCTCCAATGTCTATAGGAGACAGAAGGTCCTGGGCAGCTTTTCCTAACAGGGAGCCAGCCAGCAAGACTTCAGTGACAGTGAACGAGACTGCTTCGGATCCAGTGAAGCTACCTGATGTAGGGGACAATCAGAGATACATTTATCAGTACaaagaggatgaggaggaggaagaggaggtagAGAAGGCAAAGGTGGGGGAGGAGGCAGACGAGCACACAGGTTGCTTGAAG GACCCGTCAGTGAGTCTCCTGTCAGTTCATATGGGTTTGGATGGGATCAGTCAGCAAAGGAAAGCCTCACAGAGCCAAGAGGACTTGAAGAAACCTCAGGAGCATGTGGCCTCAGGGTGGCACTGTTTCACCTCA AGTGGAAAACCTGAGCTGCAGTCTATGGAGGGGATGCTTGAGAGGAAGCACAAGCTGCAGCTGGGAGGGAAGAAA GCAGCCTCCAGAGGTTGGAACTCCTACCACGCTGTCCTATATAGACACACCTTGTGCTTCTACCAGGATAGAAAGGAGACTCTGAGG AGTTCTGCATGTGGCCTGCCACTGAACCTCATGGGAGCAGAGTGTTTACCTTTCCCAGAATATACCAAAAAACCCAACTGCTTTCGATTAAG GCTCCGTGATGGGTCTGAATATCTGTTTAATGCATCTTCACGCTTTATGATGAAGAAATGGATAATGAAAATACAAGCAAGCACAG gtcagACAGTGTGTAGATCTTCAATATTAGGTGTCCCTTTTGATGAAGACCTCCCCAGTTCCTT AAAGCCCCCCTTCTGTTTTGGATGTCATGATCCAGACGGTTGCCACTGTTCCTCTCAACATGATGTCACCCAACCGTTTCCCAGGCACAACCCACCGGGTACCACCCAGACCAAAGAAATTGTTGTCCTCACCAGAGAGTTGAATCACATGCCACAGAGTCACTTCAAGCGTTTGGATGAACATTTAATCTCATCCTCAGATGCGGGCTGCTGTG ATGTTGATAAAGGCAGCTTAAAGCAGATGATGACTCACGGACTCTCTGGAGTCTTCAAAGACAACGCCTCTTCCTCTCCCCACTCCCCTTTATGCAGTGGTCAAGACTGGCTAAGTAGCAAGCGTCGCTCCCACTCCTTTACTTCAT CAACTTACCAAAAGATCAAACCCATGTTGCGCACCCCTGGAGGCAAAGGCCTGGAAACAGGCTCCAACTACTGTGTGACTCTGGTGGTGGGAGACAAGTCAACAGACAGCGCATCAGCAAGCACAAGCTCTGAGCCTCCACTGCTGGCTTTGGCTGGGTGGGAGCAGGACAGATATCAGGACGCAGCTCTGAGGAGCTACGTGAGCCTGCCGCGGCCACGCAACAAGTCTGTCTTCAAAAAGTTCTTTGGGAAAAGGGACCTCTGA